A stretch of the Peribacillus sp. ACCC06369 genome encodes the following:
- a CDS encoding aldolase/citrate lyase family protein, whose product MILSFITNDPIMATYVQAAGIDRIMIDLEVKDKNIRQSGRNLFLSDHSIIDIPTIKKKLKKNSLFVRINPINNNSKKEVDTVIRLGADIVMLPFFHSMDEVKTFLKLTDGTVKNSLLIETKEAAELLPQIVDLKGVHEIHIGFNDLSISFGYKTIFEPILNGSLQEYATIVNNKKIPWGFGGIAKLSDTTLPVNPELILCEQLRLKSSVGWLGRSFRDSLDRKNISLSLQKEVSIIRNFLRDYTQAPKDFFDLKHIELLEQIHLMKNQMK is encoded by the coding sequence ATGATTTTATCTTTTATTACCAACGACCCTATTATGGCTACTTATGTACAGGCTGCAGGAATAGATCGGATTATGATTGACCTAGAGGTAAAAGATAAAAACATCCGCCAATCTGGTAGAAATCTTTTTTTATCAGATCATTCGATCATTGATATTCCAACAATAAAAAAAAAATTAAAAAAAAATTCTCTTTTTGTCCGTATAAATCCTATTAACAATAATTCAAAAAAAGAGGTGGATACCGTAATCCGACTGGGAGCGGATATCGTGATGCTCCCTTTTTTTCATTCCATGGATGAGGTAAAAACTTTTCTAAAACTAACGGATGGGACGGTTAAAAATAGCTTGTTGATTGAAACTAAGGAAGCAGCAGAACTTCTTCCTCAAATAGTTGATTTGAAGGGCGTTCATGAAATTCATATAGGATTTAATGATCTTAGCATAAGTTTCGGATACAAGACTATTTTTGAACCTATATTGAATGGCTCATTACAAGAATATGCCACAATTGTTAACAATAAAAAAATTCCATGGGGGTTCGGAGGTATAGCAAAATTATCAGATACAACACTTCCCGTAAATCCAGAATTAATATTATGTGAACAATTAAGATTAAAATCCTCTGTAGGATGGTTAGGAAGAAGTTTCCGCGATTCATTAGATAGAAAAAATATAAGCTTGTCCCTTCAGAAAGAGGTTTCAATAATAAGAAATTTCCTCCGTGATTATACTCAAGCTCCAAAAGATTTTTTTGATCTTAAACATATAGAACTTTTAGAACAGATTCATTTAATGAAAAATCAAATGAAGTAA
- a CDS encoding glycosyltransferase family 2 protein, which produces MLPYFFKHYDNIVDQYYIFDNDSTDNSLSILRSHSKVNVNKFEIQGFSVVQSTLDQYNQCWKHNKVKADWVIICNIDEHFYHPNFRKYLEECTSNGITLIVPEGYEMVSDLFPNSNEPLYESIRYGVKKEYLDKPQIFNPSEIKDINFSVGRHSASPTGNVKKPSNKEILLLHYKYIGFNYLNRRLSELRTRLRVMDHINKWGYHYLWDEEKKLQEFEKLKKESVKVL; this is translated from the coding sequence ATGCTTCCGTATTTTTTCAAGCATTATGATAACATAGTTGATCAGTATTATATTTTTGATAATGACTCAACAGACAATTCCTTATCAATTTTACGGTCACATTCCAAAGTGAATGTAAATAAATTCGAGATACAGGGTTTTTCTGTTGTTCAATCAACACTAGATCAATACAATCAATGCTGGAAACATAACAAAGTGAAGGCCGACTGGGTTATCATCTGTAACATAGATGAACATTTTTATCATCCTAATTTTAGAAAGTACCTGGAAGAATGTACTTCTAATGGTATTACACTCATTGTACCCGAAGGTTATGAAATGGTTTCGGATTTATTCCCCAATAGTAACGAACCTTTGTATGAAAGTATAAGGTATGGAGTTAAAAAGGAATATCTAGATAAACCCCAAATTTTTAATCCGAGTGAGATTAAAGACATAAATTTTTCTGTTGGTAGGCATTCTGCTTCTCCTACGGGTAATGTTAAAAAGCCGTCCAATAAAGAAATACTGCTTTTACACTATAAATATATAGGATTTAACTATTTAAACAGACGATTGTCTGAACTAAGAACAAGGCTTAGAGTAATGGATCATATTAATAAATGGGGATATCATTATTTATGGGATGAAGAAAAAAAACTTCAGGAATTTGAAAAGTTGAAAAAAGAATCTGTTAAAGTATTGTAA